From Salinirubrum litoreum, one genomic window encodes:
- a CDS encoding MBL fold metallo-hydrolase, which produces MTREITAGIHWIYEAGPDRTASWDVADRDPGWYEAGREAYVPQCAYLVDGGEETLLFDTLSPASTDEILAAIDDLVGDRGLDYLVVSHPDVPHAGNTVAILEEHPETTLVAPGYGNDHELYRLDDGIHVTEGDRIDLGDRTVEFHEATFLDAPVSLWMTERETETLFPVDWMGFIHLDEERLAFVDELDGEFDPSRLVEFHGRVLFWYQYVDVETTNAEIDALVEKFDPEIIAPAHGLVIREDATDYMELMKDVTRTIDDQGRIGTLG; this is translated from the coding sequence ATGACACGAGAGATCACAGCCGGGATCCACTGGATCTACGAAGCCGGGCCGGATCGAACAGCCTCGTGGGACGTAGCCGACCGCGATCCGGGGTGGTACGAGGCGGGACGGGAGGCGTACGTCCCCCAGTGTGCGTACCTCGTCGACGGCGGGGAAGAGACGCTCCTGTTCGATACACTCTCGCCGGCGAGCACCGACGAGATACTCGCCGCGATCGACGACCTCGTCGGCGACCGGGGTCTCGACTACCTCGTCGTCTCACACCCGGACGTCCCCCACGCCGGGAACACAGTCGCCATCCTCGAGGAGCATCCCGAGACGACGCTCGTCGCTCCCGGCTACGGCAACGACCACGAACTGTATCGCCTCGACGACGGGATTCACGTCACCGAGGGCGACCGGATCGACCTCGGTGATCGGACGGTCGAGTTCCACGAGGCGACCTTCCTCGACGCGCCAGTCTCGCTGTGGATGACGGAACGGGAGACAGAGACGCTATTTCCGGTCGACTGGATGGGGTTCATCCACCTGGACGAGGAGCGACTGGCCTTCGTCGACGAACTCGACGGGGAGTTCGACCCGAGCAGACTCGTCGAGTTCCACGGTCGCGTCCTGTTCTGGTACCAGTACGTCGACGTCGAGACGACGAACGCCGAGATCGACGCACTCGTCGAGAAGTTCGACCCGGAGATCATCGCGCCGGCACACGGACTCGTCATCCGCGAGGACGCGACCGACTACATGGAACTGATGAAAGACGTGACGCGCACGATCGACGACCAGGGACGCATCGGGACGCTCGGGTGA
- a CDS encoding MBL fold metallo-hydrolase encodes MTVQIAPGVEWLNQCYEHEGSHEHVSLYLLHAPEGTVLVDSGSFYHREEITAAVDEATGGEGPDAIVLSHSDYPHAANVSSLGGDTEGVELVASSASPAQQGLPNARKCDIGGTLTIQGREFSFIDPPLADRSHTTWIYDHGDGVLFTADGFGNYHDPGQCDYRSGDFPESTPAEQIYEYHRDNLVWLRYVAPEKVERTLEDIFTSYDVRAVAPIHGNPIEGEDLDTYRGRLSEAMERIASEYSVG; translated from the coding sequence ATGACGGTCCAGATCGCGCCGGGCGTCGAGTGGCTCAACCAGTGTTACGAACACGAGGGGAGTCACGAGCACGTCTCGCTGTACCTCCTGCACGCGCCGGAGGGGACCGTCCTCGTCGACTCGGGGTCGTTCTACCACCGCGAGGAGATCACCGCCGCCGTCGACGAGGCGACCGGCGGCGAGGGCCCGGACGCCATCGTCCTCTCACACTCGGATTACCCCCACGCGGCGAACGTCTCGTCGCTGGGCGGTGACACGGAGGGCGTCGAACTCGTCGCGTCGTCGGCCTCGCCGGCCCAGCAGGGACTCCCGAACGCGCGCAAGTGCGACATCGGCGGCACACTGACGATACAGGGACGGGAGTTCAGCTTCATCGACCCACCGCTCGCCGACCGCTCGCACACGACCTGGATCTACGACCACGGCGACGGGGTGCTGTTCACTGCCGACGGCTTCGGCAACTACCACGACCCCGGCCAGTGTGACTACCGCTCTGGCGACTTCCCGGAGTCCACACCTGCCGAGCAGATCTACGAGTACCACCGCGACAACCTCGTGTGGCTCCGCTACGTCGCCCCGGAGAAGGTCGAGCGTACCCTCGAAGACATCTTCACGTCGTACGACGTCCGGGCCGTCGCACCGATCCACGGCAACCCGATCGAGGGCGAGGACCTCGACACCTACCGCGGCAGACTCAGCGAGGCGATGGAACGGATCGCGTCCGAGTACTCTGTCGGGTGA